The Triplophysa dalaica isolate WHDGS20190420 chromosome 5, ASM1584641v1, whole genome shotgun sequence genome window below encodes:
- the LOC130421347 gene encoding histone H2B-like, with the protein MPEPAKPAPKKGSKKAVTKTAVKGGKKRRKSRKESYAIYVYKVLKQVHPDTGISSKAMGIMNSFVNDIFERIAGESSRLAHYNKRSTITSREIQTAVRLLLPGELAKHAVSEGTKAVTKYTSSK; encoded by the coding sequence ATGCCTGAACCAGCCAAACCCGCGCCCAAGAAGGGCTCTAAGAAGGCCGTCACCAAGACCGCCGTTAAGGGAGGAAAGAAGCGCAGAAAGTCCAGGAAGGAGAGTTACGCCATCTACGTGTACAAAGTGCTCAAGCAGGTCCACCCCGACACCGGCATCTCTTCCAAGGCGATGGGCATCATGAACTCTTTCGTCAACGACATCTTCGAGCGCATCGCCGGTGAGTCGTCTCGTCTCGCGCACTACAACAAGCGCTCCACCATCACGtcgagagagatccagaccgccgtgcgtctgctgctgcccggtgaactcgccaaacacgccgtgtccgagggcaccaaagccgtcaccaagtacaccagctccaagtaa
- the LOC130421346 gene encoding histone H2B-like: MPEPAKPAPKKGSKKAVTKTAVKGGKKRRKSRKESYAIYVYKVLKQVHPDTGISSKAMGIMNSFVNDIFERIAGESSRLAHYNKRSTITSREIQTAVRLLLPGELAKHAVSEGTKAVTKYTSSK; this comes from the coding sequence ATGCCTGAACCAGCTAAACCCGCGCCCAAGAAGGGCTCTAAGAAGGCCGTCACCAAGACCGCCGTTAAGGGAGGAAAGAAGCGCAGAAAGTCCAGGAAGGAGAGTTACGCCATCTACGTGTACAAAGTGCTCAAGCAGGTCCACCCCGACACCGGCATCTCTTCCAAGGCGATGGGCATCATGAACTCTTTCGTCAACGACATCTTCGAGCGCATCGCCGGTGAGTCGTCTCGTCTCGCGCACTACAACAAGCGCTCCACCATCACGtcgagagagatccagaccgccgtgcgtctgctgctgcccggtgaactcgccaaacacgccgtgtccgagggcaccaaagccgtcaccaagtacaccagctccaagtaa
- the LOC130421342 gene encoding histone H2A-like translates to MSGRGKTGGKSRAKAKTRSSRAGLQFPVGRVHRLLRKGNYAQRVGAGAPVYLAAVLEYLTAEILELAGNAARDNKKSRIIPRHLQLAVRNDEELNRLLGGVTIAQGGVLPNIQAVLLPKKTDKPAKTK, encoded by the coding sequence ATGAGTGGAAGAGGTAAAACCGGCGGTAAATCAAGAGCGAAGGCCAAGACTCGGTCATCCAGGGCGGGCCTTCAGTTTCCCGTCGGCCGTGTTCACAGGCTACTTCGCAAAGGTAACTACGCACAACGCGTCGGTGCCGGAGCTCCAGTTTATCTCGCCGCTGTCCTCGAGTATCTCACCGCTGAGATCTTGGAGTTGGCTGGAAACGCCGCTCGGGACAACAAGAAGAGTCGGATCATTCCCCGACATCTACAGCTGGCAGTGCGTAACGACGAGGAGTTGAACAGACTTCTGGGCGGCGTGACGATCGCTCAGGGCGGTGTGTTGCCCAACATCCAGGCGGTGTTACTGCCCAAGAAGACCGACAAACCCGCTAAGACCAAGTAA
- the LOC130421321 gene encoding uncharacterized protein LOC130421321 isoform X2 encodes MTEKSDICLLGLILLSSLFTGVSGAQDVFISSGESVSLSCNDALHQCSSTTWIYNNYTRSSSEEVFTGGINKNNTERSERLSLTSNCSLNIYKTTQHDGGLYICRQYVNRHQHGPDSRVYLHVLHVSSSSSSSSSSQTEIRANTSVTLSCQLFTYDCDYEFSYYGFQLVWMNQTDVDLQTDSRYQIRSDKRCLISLTTTLVNEDDNTELRCVLKHKNDIKTSVTYTVRFTDSNKILVTTTNPERFSTLNTPETTQQQASTTTSIIIRGMKC; translated from the exons atgactgagaagagtgatatatgtctgctgggactgatccttctctcttcactattcacag gtgtgagtggAGCACAagatgtgttcatcagttctggtgaaagtgtgtctctgtcctgtaatgatgctcttcatcaatgctcctcaactacatggatCTATAATAATTATACAAGATCATCATCTGAagaagtgtttactggaggaataaataagaataacacagagagatctgagagactgagtctgacatctaactgctctctcaacatctataaaacaacacaacatgatggtggacTTTACATCtgcagacaatatgtgaatAGACATCAACATGGACCTGATTCACGTGTTtatctacatgttcttcatg tgtcttcatcatcatcatcatcatcatcatcacagactgagataagagcaaacacatctgtcactctctcctgtcagctGTTTACATATGACTGTGATTATGAGTTCAGTTATTATGGATttcagctggtgtggatgaatcagactgatgttgatctacagacagactccagatatcagattagatcagataaacgctgtctcatctctctgactacaacactcgtgaatgaagacgacaacacagagttgagatgtgtgctcaaacacaagaatgacatcaagacctcagtcacatatactgtcagatttacag attcaaacaagattctagtgaccaccacaaaccctgagagattctcaactcttaacacaccagaaactacacaacaacaag catcaactacaacatcaataataataagaggtatgaagtgttga
- the LOC130421326 gene encoding histone H1-like — protein MAETAPAPAAPPAKAPKKKSAAKPKTAGPGASDLIVKAVTTSKERNGVSLAALKKALTAGGYDVEKNNSRVKLAIKSLVTKGTLVQTKGTGASGSFKLNKKQVETKKPAKKAAPKAKKPAVKKPAAAAKKPKTAAAKKTAAKKSPKKVKKPAATAAKKATKSPKKAKNPAAPKKTASPKKVAKSPKKVKAAKPKTTKPKAAKPKRAAPKKRKKEKINRFRTIRRRVNEDGCFILG, from the exons ATGGCAGAAACCGCTCCAGCTCCAGCAGCCCCGCCGGCGAAAGCGCCCAAGAAGAAATCTGCAGCCAAACCCAAGACAGCGGGTCCAGGCGCGAGTGATCTCATCGTTAAAGCCGTGACGACCTCCAAGGAGAGAAACGGTGTGTCTCTGGCCGCCCTGAAGAAAGCTCTCACCGCCGGCGGATACGATGTGGAGAAGAACAACTCCCGCGTCAAGCTCGCCATCAAGAGCCTCGTGACTAAAGGCACACTGGTCCAGACTAAAGGAACCGGTGCTTCAGGATCTTTCAAACTCAACAAAAAACAAGTCGAGACTAAGAAGCCAGCGAAGAAAGCCGCTCCTAAAGCAAAGAAGCCCGCAGTGAAGAAGCCCGCTGCTGCTGCCAAGAAGCCGAAGACCGCAGCGGCAAAGAAGACCGCCGCAAAGAAGTCTCCCAAGAAGGTCAAGAAACCTGCCGCCACCGCCGCTAAAAAGGCAACGAAGAGCCCCAAGAAGGCGAAGAATCCAGCGGCCCCCAAGAAGACAGCGAGTCCGAAGAAAGTAGCTAAAAGCCCCAAGAAGGTCAAGGCTGCAAAACCCAAGACGACAAAGCCCAAAGCAGCGAAGCCTAAAAGGGCCGCCCCGAAAAAGAG gaaaaaggaaaaaataaacaggtttagaacaattcgaaggagagtaaatgaagacggatgtttcattttggg gtga
- the LOC130421338 gene encoding histone H2A-like, translating into MSGRGKTGGKARAKAKTRSSRAGLQFPVGRVHRLLRKGNYAHRVGAGAPVYLAAVLEYLTAEILELAGNAARDNKKTRIIPRHLQLAVRNDEELNKLLGRVTIAQGGVLPNIQAVLLPKKTEKPAKTK; encoded by the coding sequence ATGAGCGGCAGAGGCAAAACCGGCGGTAAAGCGAGAGCTAAGGCCAAGACTCGCTCCTCTAGAGCGGGACTTCAGTTCCCCGTGGGCCGCGTCCACAGACTCCTCCGTAAAGGCAATTATGCGCATCGTGTGGGTGCTGGCGCCCCGGTGTATCTGGCCGCCGTGCTCGAGTATCTGACCGCTGAGATCCTTGAGTTGGCGGGAAACGCCGCTCGTGACAACAAGAAGACTCGCATCATCCCCCGTCACCTGCAGCTGGCGGTGCGCAACGACGAGGAACTGAACAAACTTCTGGGCAGAGTGACCATCGCTCAGGGCGGCGTTCTGCCCAACATCCAGGCCGTGCTGCTGCCCAAGAAGACTGAGAAGCCCGCCAAGACCAAGTAA
- the LOC130421321 gene encoding uncharacterized protein LOC130421321 isoform X1, producing the protein MTEKSDICLLGLILLSSLFTGVSGAQDVFISSGESVSLSCNDALHQCSSTTWIYNNYTRSSSEEVFTGGINKNNTERSERLSLTSNCSLNIYKTTQHDGGLYICRQYVNRHQHGPDSRVYLHVLHVSSSSSSSSSSQTEIRANTSVTLSCQLFTYDCDYEFSYYGFQLVWMNQTDVDLQTDSRYQIRSDKRCLISLTTTLVNEDDNTELRCVLKHKNDIKTSVTYTVRFTDSNKILVTTTNPERFSTLNTPETTQQQGTSSAFVCVCVCVCVLCVCVHIMTHLN; encoded by the exons atgactgagaagagtgatatatgtctgctgggactgatccttctctcttcactattcacag gtgtgagtggAGCACAagatgtgttcatcagttctggtgaaagtgtgtctctgtcctgtaatgatgctcttcatcaatgctcctcaactacatggatCTATAATAATTATACAAGATCATCATCTGAagaagtgtttactggaggaataaataagaataacacagagagatctgagagactgagtctgacatctaactgctctctcaacatctataaaacaacacaacatgatggtggacTTTACATCtgcagacaatatgtgaatAGACATCAACATGGACCTGATTCACGTGTTtatctacatgttcttcatg tgtcttcatcatcatcatcatcatcatcatcacagactgagataagagcaaacacatctgtcactctctcctgtcagctGTTTACATATGACTGTGATTATGAGTTCAGTTATTATGGATttcagctggtgtggatgaatcagactgatgttgatctacagacagactccagatatcagattagatcagataaacgctgtctcatctctctgactacaacactcgtgaatgaagacgacaacacagagttgagatgtgtgctcaaacacaagaatgacatcaagacctcagtcacatatactgtcagatttacag attcaaacaagattctagtgaccaccacaaaccctgagagattctcaactcttaacacaccagaaactacacaacaacaaggtacatcatcggcgtttgtgtgtgtgtgtgtgtgtgtgtgtgttttgtgtgtgtgtgtgcacattatGACTCATCTAAactaa